Within Carassius gibelio isolate Cgi1373 ecotype wild population from Czech Republic chromosome A21, carGib1.2-hapl.c, whole genome shotgun sequence, the genomic segment TAGCGGACGCACCAACGCACTCTTATTTGATTTGAGCGTGCACTTTTGTCTTCTGTCGCTTGCCTTTAAATGCTCGAGCGCTTTAAAGTCAGgtcgattctgattggctgtcagtatTCAACGGCCTTGTTGtttacagctgaaaaaaaaaacttgtagttATCACAGTGAAAGGGACTTTAGACTCAAAACTTAAACGAATATTAGAAATATTGCCTTAACCAACTGAAGTAAGTTTAAGTAAATTACtagtaaaacataataaaataaaataaaaacgtattctaaaacaataattatatactgtctttaaataattctaaaataaatgatgttttcaGATGTGCCCAGCTGTTAACGTTAGATCCTGTTTATTAGTTCTTCTCACGTTTCTGCCTTATATTTGGTGAGTGCTACATTAAGATTAAGTTAATAAGTAATGTTTAGACAttttgcaattattaatttccttTCTTATGCATACTTTTGTTATGAAAGGTGTGAGCAGCCAGTAAACTGCAGGTGGGGACCGTATGGGGACTGGTCAGAGTGTGACGGCTGTACCAAGACACAAGTAAGCACATAAACACAGCTTTGTTTGAAGCAGGTTTAGAGAGTATAACAGTGGCCACAAATAAATGATTGACATCCTAATGGGGGGGTTCTCTCAGGTTCGAATGCGTCCCGTAGAGACGTTCCCTCAGTTTGGAGGCAGCTCTTGTACAGGCGAGGCCACCCAGAGACAACCCTGTTCACCAAAGAAATCCTGCCCTCTACAGGCCGGATGCGGAAACAGGTTTCGCTGCACATCTGGTAGGTCACTTTTCAGAatcaaaatcagaatcagaaagaactttattgccaagtatgttgcGCAAAAAAAGGAATTTATTTTAGTGCCATAAGCTTCCGGTGCAAAGAAACAACAGCACAcagaaaaaatccaaataaataatttgtataaagCAGTTGTGCTATAGATCATAATGGAATAGAACggagtaagatgcagggatgtactaggatggagagGTAACAAAttaatataaggatattgcacatttttaatgaaataaatataaggatattgcacatttttattgcataagtggggaacatttaactgatTTGCGGCTCTgaagcgccggccagatggcaaaagttcatagatggggtaacttggatgagagggatccagagtgatttttttCTGGCTGTGATATTGAATTTGTGTGGACAGTTTGcagtcagtttacagttttcattggtttgtttatttataggtCAGTGCATCAGTCCATCTTTGGTGTGCAATGGGGATCATGATTGTGAAGATGGTTTAGATGAGCAGCGCTGTAGTGGCAGTGGCACTATAGTGTGTAATGAGCAAAAGCCACCGCCCAACTCTGATCTCACAGGAAGAGGGTAAAATACGGcttttatgcacaatataaataattgtacaaATATAATATTCATGTTCAAATACAATACAGTGTTATTTGTCATCCATTAGGTTTGATGTGTTGACGGGTGAGCTGAAAGCCGGTGTCATCAACACTCATAGCTTCGGTGGACAGTGCAGGAAAGTATTTAGCGGGGACCACAGAGATTTCTACAGACTTCCACGGAGTCTACTCAGATATAGCTTTCAGGTGAAATTTTAATTATAGGCCCATCTCCACTAAATGATAGCTATAGGCTATTATAATATAACAGTTTCTATTATTTCCTTTCAGGTCAGTGTTGAAAATGATTTCACTGACGAGTACTATAACAGTTCCTGGTCCTACATGAGGCACgaagaggaaagaaaaaatattagagGAGGTCATGATCATAAAACCTTTCATAACAAATTGAAACAGGACAAGGTAATGACGGATTCAgtattttttaactgtaaaaaaggCTAAACAATATAAGATTGGATTAGATTTAAAATTTTGTTCTTTCGTTCTCAAAGGCGTATCACCttctgataataagaaatgaagTCGAGGTGGCTCAGTTTCAGAACACTGCACCTGAGTACCTCCCTTTATCTGAAGACTTCTGGAAGGATCTGTTGGCCCTGCCCAGCACATATGACCCATCAGCCTATAGATTCTTTATACAGCGTTACGGCACACATTACATGGAAGAGGGCTCTCTGGGTGGCCAATATCGCAGCCTGCTGGAGCTGGATGCAAGTTATATGATGGAGATGAGTATGTTAACTACCACTTTTcctgtgttaaaatgtaattttgatattCTATAAGGGCATATGAACTATATGGGCAGGGTATTAAATTATGGCAGAAATATTTCTAATGGTTTTAAATTCAAAACCGTTGGACTGCGATGACCATAGTTCAGTTTGGCCTGCCATATCACTagagaaaaaaaagtaactgaattgtataatttctgaataatatttgtgttttaacaggttttttgtttttgttttttgcattgaaattaaatataaaattaaatataaaaccacaacaaaagttatttatatttttgtttaattatttcatttttaatttaaaatttaatgcattttaatataatatattcagaaataaTGCACCATACTTTTGGCCCACAGCCATCAATGAagtttaatttttgtattaaaaagtcTAGTCAAGACCATGTTTCAGTCCAGATTTTGTTTGATGGATGCCAGAATGACCATCAAATTTTAGAGTTCCTTAATCACCAAAATTCCTATTAACCCCTTTGTAAGAGGTATGTGTGaatctttaattttgttaaatatagtTTTCTTTTAATGCAGGTAGAACGGATATTGATTTCCACCAGTGTATTACGCGTGTGAAGCGGCGGCTcttctataaaaagaaaaaaaccacgTGTACGAAACTAATGAAGACAATTCAGAGTTCCAGCGGTTAGTCTAAGTGACTGATTCTTTGTCAATTAATGTCCTTTGAATATCAGGCTTGAATGTTACGACCTGACAGATTGTGCTGCATTCCCTTTGAAATGATTTACAGAGAACAGAAATCATAAGATGCCAGTAAAAACAGACATTATCGGAGGACATCCCTCTTATATCGCCGGCCTCAGTCTTCTAGACTTGGATAACCCTGACAGTAACAAACAGATGTATTCCAAATGGGCTGGATCAGTGAAGGAGTACCCTAAAGTAATAAAACAGAAGGTAGGTCAGAATTAAGACATCAAAAACATCTGCATAGTAAAACAAGTATAAAGTAAGTATAGAAGCATTCATTATATGGTGTAATATTCCTAGTTGCGGCCACTGTTTGAATTGGTAAAAGAGGTGCCATGTGCCGGGCTGAAGAAACTCCACCTCAAGAGGGCACTGGAGGCCTATCTGGAGGATCAGAGCCCTTGTCACTGCAGACCGTGTCAGAGCAATGGCATGGCTGTGCTCACTAATGGTGCGTGCACCTGTGTGTGCAGGCCAGGCACCAGCGGTAATGCCTGCCAGAATGGCCATGTCCTTGGAGAACAGCCAGGtaagaatttttgttttgttttttgtttattatattacagaTAAACTCAAATGCAAATCTGTATCTTCCATGGCACACAGTCATCTGAACAATCAAGTCAGTAATTGTATagacaaaaagtttttttctggTATAGAAAtttctgaaaataatgaaaacttgTAGTTCATTAAGTAAGTCAGATTTATTCAGTTTTGCTGAATTTTAACTGTTCATTAATACAACTTGTGGATAAGTTATTAGTTCGGAAATCAGACTACACTTTGTACTAATTTGTTAAGGATTCAGAATAATCTACACTATATGCTGTAATTCTAACACACAAAAATGACTAATCTGATCATGAGACGCTTTTCACCGGTTGCATTAAATGTTGTTCTTCTGCAGTTGTTGTGAACAGCTCAATATCATTTTTTCCCAATTTTTATTGCAACACATTCAATACAGCCTGCTCACTACTCACATTAACAATAAATGCAGATAAGATTTCCTTTTTTATTGTGACGTTAAAGAGTCAGCAGCGAAatcatttattcagcattttatGTGTAAATTTTTACATGAGTAGAATATTACTGAAAGCAGTTTATTTGTTGAAAGTAACAAGCCTGTTCATCTTGTCTCAAACATGTCAAACATGTCCTGCTTTATAGGAGTGATTGAAGGACTCTGGAGCTGTTGGTCTGCCTGGAGTAGGTGCTCTCAGGGTCAAAAGTCAAGGACTCGTTTGTGTAATAATCCTGCTCCAAGAAATGGAGGCAGGAATTGCATAGGAGAGACTGTAGAGCGTAAAAGCTGTGAGGACCCTGATTTTGAACACCTCAAGTGAGGATCAAAAACTTACCGATCAACAATTATATAGATTTTGTTTTTTCAGACCTAGACTCATGACAGTTTTTCATACTCTAGAATGATGGAGCCCCACTGCTTTGATCCTTCAGTGACACCAGTAAAGACATGTAAATCTCCACCTCCTTTGATGAATGGATTTGTTTTGGTAATTGTCTCCCTAATGAAGGGAACTGGGGGTGGGGGGTACACACATTAGTGAAAACCATTTCAATACACAAAACTTGCAACAGACATGTGTTTTACATCTCACCCATCATGTATTCAGGACCCTAAAGACACCTATCCAGTAGGCAGTAAGATTGAGTACACCTGCACGGACGGACATGATCACATTGGCAATCCAGTCGCTGAGTGTACAGAGAACCTGACCTGGAGGATATCGCCCATGGAGTGCAAAAGTAAAATTCTTTaaactacaaaagaaaaaaattcccCATATAACAAGAATATATATCttcaaattttatatttgtatatattttatattttatatattttatatattattatattattatataacattgttatatatttttgaaaatacatttttttaatgtcttttttaagcatttaaaaacattttgcccTCCATATATTTAAATCCAAGAAAATATAATCACATTTCACATTTGAAGGAAaactttatttgtctatataacTTGTGTGAAcgtataacattttaataaaatcagCAAGGAACATAATACACAATGttccaatatatataaaaacgatTCAAATATGATAAATTTACTTTTGATCTCTAGTAAGCTGTTCCATCCAAATTTCTATTTAGCGTAAATGAAGGGTACTGTAAGACTGGGAATGTTTTTTCTTTCCcctgaaatacattttgaagtatatgaaagctgaatgttcaatttcaaaaatatgtttagCTTCACTGTTTACAACaaatatttagcatatatttaaaatatattttgtctagtatttattcatttattggcTGTATGAgtcaatctgaagtgttttgGATGGTTGTCAGAACTTTGCTCTGCAGTTATTAAGGCATTTCTATGTGATTACTCactctttaaatgtattttcttctcATTGTGCACCAGAAACAGCATGTGATCCTCCAGCTGTTCTGAGTAATGTCATTGCAACACCCTCAAAACAAGCTTATCTGATCGGGGAAAGTGTGGCCCTGTCATGTCCAAGTGGGATGCAGAAAGAAGGCGAAGCAGAAATCATGTGCCGTCTTGGTCTCACCTGGTATCCAACACCTGAGAGTGTCCGATGCATCCCAGGTAGgctgtagattcctaataaacACCATGGAGGCACTTGGTTCAATTATTACATATATTGTTTTTCTGAATAGTGGAAGCAGTGCCCAGTCAACCAAGCCTGTTCTGCAAACCATGGGAAAAACCAGCAAAGGGCCAATGTGTTTGCAAAATGCCATATGAATGCATGTAAGTTTATTAGTTATGATATTGAATACAAAATCAATTATCgatacaaaaatgaataatggCCATACAAAGCAGCATGAATTAATGTCAAATCTCTGTCTGATGTTGATCAGGATGTCATTCCAGATTTGTGGCTCTGTGCGTCCTGGACGCGTGAACAGAATGAGCATCTGCCAGCTTGGGGCCTTGCAGTGTCTGGGGCAAACATTTACTTTGCTACAAGATAGTGCATGCAGTTGGCCTGAAACCAAATTCACATCATGTCAGGACTGCCATGAATGGGAGACATGTGATGGTAGGCTTTTTGTAAAACATCAAAACCTTTTTAAAAGGGTAAAAGTGGGTGTGTATACATACAGTATGAGTGTGAATgtgtaaaatgttatatatatatataattttcattatcTTTCAAAAATAGTGTACACCTTAGTGTATTTCAGATatggaatatatatttattcttgaCATTTTAGTCATATCTCATTGGTTTGAAACTGTTCCCTTTTGTGCAGAAAAAGTCATAGCTTGAAAATAAGTGCATAAATGTATACAGttgaggtcaaaagtttacatagaGCTTGGAGAATCTGCTAAAtgatattttacaaaaattagtgggctcatacaaaatggatgttatttttagtaagttcttaaagagagaaaataatagttgaatttataaaGATGACCTCGTTCAAAAGTTTGCATACCCTTGATTCTTAGTACTGTCAGTTACCTTGATGATCCACATCCACATGTTTTTTTGtcatagttgttcatgagtcccatTTTTATACTGTTAAGACAGTTAAACtgcctgatcttcttcagaaaaatTCCTCAGGTCCCATACattattagatttttgttttttagcatttttatgtatttgaacctgtttttatacagtctatgatttaaaacctttccaacaatgactgtatgattttgagatccatcttttcacacggagaacaactgagggactcatatgcaactattacagaaggttcaaatGCTCACTTATGCTTCAGACGGAAAAACAAAACTGTATGTAAAACACGTAAATGTATCCCCAGGTTCGAAATGTGAATGTAAAGATCCTGAGGACTGCTCAGATGACTCCACCCACCTGTGTGTCTCTCTAATGGGCGGAGCTCCTGAGATGGTTTCAGAGTGTGAGGCAGGAGCTTGGAGATGTCAAGGCAAAAACATCACAGTACTCCGCATTGGGGATTGTCCGGCATAAACAACTTCTTTCAATTGCTTGTTGCaactatatgatttttttttactttaatgtgtagtaatatgtaaaaaaatattgtaaataagtgCACATTCATTAATAAAACGGTTCTTAAATTGTGGGCAATGTGATTGACAAGTGGATCAAACTCACATTTACACTTTTCAGTGTAATCAACATAAAAAGggcttatttttatttgtctctGCATTTGCTGGGATGGaagaaagtattttaatgttgcaaaaatatatacttaagctTTAACagatgaaaatacaaaaacacatctGAAAGTTTGATAACATTTTATTGTGCTGTTCCAAATCAATATCCAGGttgctaaaacaaaaaaaaactgaatagcaTGCTGTAAGTGGCTATAAAGCAATAATGTGTTATTTGTATAAATCaatgtaacaaacaaatctccatattcatcgggaagaaggaggcgggaaccggcgcacaatcaaaactcattttaattattcaaaataaacacaaaacagcgcgtcagcccctcacagcgactgacgcgcacaaataaaaaccaaaacataaaataatgtcccaggcctggtcctctctcgtccttcacggtcgtcgctccagttttatatccttccatctcctacgtgggactcgatactagcggtggggctcaggtgtagctcatctccaatcactacacctggcctcactcctcgttcccacgcctctcggccccgccccactcgccacaatcaaTAATGAGTGAGCATTTCAGCATAAATTTCTTCATTGGTGTACAGTTAGGAACTTGTGCAAGGACCTTCATGCAGAAGCTCAAACTCCATCTTGCTGCACTTCATGGCAGCCATGAAGCACAGATTCAAGCTCGGTGTGCTTAAAATTTTCACAATTTTCAGGCAGTACATTTGCTTCTCATCTTTTGAATATTCTCTGAGGATTTTGCACTCGCATATTTTTGATACtaaaaagaaaagacaatgctgGATTATTTAAATTGAGTACAATTCAAAGATGCTATGATTCTGAAATAATACATTACTTAAGGATTTGGATTGATCAGATCTGTACCTGAGCATGTCTCCCACTCGTAACTGGTGTCTGAACCACAGGGCTCCTGCGCTGAGCTCTGCTTAGATATGTTGGCCCTGAATTTGGCCCAGTCCGGACTGCCTGCGTCAGTTTTGCACAGTCCATTATTCATAAAGTATAACCTGTCTCCATGACAACGGTCAGCATGGAAAGCACAGAGGGATATCATAATAGCAGTCTCCTTGTCAGCGTCAAAGACACAGAAATCTGCTGTAATTTCCGCAGGATACACAAACACATGGTCAAAATACTTAATTGTAAAGTTTCCCAATAGACCACAGCATAAGTAATTATTGTACACAAACTTGAAACTATTGACAAAATAAATCTGGGACAAATTCATACCTGCATTTCTCTTTGGACATGCAGACGCATTTAGTCCCATCATGCATCTCTCCAAGTTTACAGATGCTGCCTGGGACAAAGGGTTTATCTGCAGAATAATATTCAATAGTGTTTGCATCAAAGGAGCTAAAGATATGATTGTGAAAGAATATCACTTATACTCAAGGATGCTTTGTGAATGGGTTGTGTGGGATACTTGGCTCCCAAACAAGACTCTTCCCACACGTGTGATATTGATGCCCTGAAGAGCCCAAGCCACATGCAGGACAGCATGATGTCACTTCCAACTTGTAACTCATTTTTCTGGGTATATCGTCATGCCATCAGGTACTGTGGGTTTGGAGAAAACCTTTTCTGGAACTTGACTCAAagtcattataataaataatataatataaatcattaaTGCACACATTTTGCCTGTGAAAGACATGTCACATTGTGCATGAAATTGTGCTTCAtccataaaaaaatgcatttaaatgcatacCTTTACAATACAATTGTGAGCCAATTGAAACTACatgcaaatattaataattaaatattaattattaatcattcaaaagtaattatttgtaattaatgtCATCACTTACTCGCCCTGAAATTGTTACAAATTTGTACGAGTTTCtatcttctgcagaacacaaaaggaaatTTTGATAACCAAGCAGTTTTGGGTCTCACTGACTTCCATTTATGGACAAaaaatataatggaagtcaatgggaaccaaaactgctaccaacactcttcaaaatatcttttgtattTTCCATAAGATAGGAAATCATataggtttgtaatgacatgagggtgagtaaatcatagaTTTTTTGTTGGACTATccttttttgaaaatatatattattagaaattttACAACTAAACAAAATGGCCAAAATATTTTGTCTGAGGATCAATAAACTAAAAAAGCAACCCGTATAGACATATGCACAGCTGTTATATAAGATTTCTAAATCACAATCACATGTACAATCacatgggagtgtgtgtgtgtgtgtatgtgtgtgatagaGCACCAGAGAACAGAAGAGAGATGTGAGATTGCATGGATTGCATGCAAATGACTAGCTGCAGGCACACATTACCTAATTTAGAACTATGCAAATTCATCAACAATAGAATGAAGGAAAGAACAAATTTATATGCATTCACACATGTAGTTTTAGTGATTGACACCTCTGCTTGTAGTCTACAGACAAGACAGGGCACTCATGTCTGGAAAATGGAGATGGTACTGTACATTACTCCACCTGTTTCTCAGGGCCTTGGCAGAGTCTGTCTTACTGCGGTCCAGGGTTGTTAGAGGTAAATGAGCGATGCTTCTCACAAGTCACAAGTACTCCAAGAGCTCCAGCAACTCCAGAGCCCATCAACTTCGTCTGCGAGATGTGGAAAGACTTTATTACTGGCaccttttttaattataatttttttttttttatgcagtgatgtattaatattaataaattcttatatatttattattgcattttatttcatacaGATATTCCTAGACATCCATGTGAACCTGCAGTGTAGTCCTGGGCTCGTTTCTCATAGTCTGGTCCATAGGTCCCAGTCTGGCAAATACAAATGCACTCCAGAAAGAGCAGGCCAAGTATTTTTTGGGCTGGGGGCACATTTGCAGGAATCAAATTCGGTCTGGTACTCTTCCAGCAAACTATGCCATCTCTTTGTCAGAGCACAAGAGAAGCAACGCACCAGATTCACTAAAGGCAAAAGCTAGATAAGACATTGACAAATCAATATGTATCTGATTACAGTTAATTATTGTACCTATTCATTTCAACTTCATTTGCGATTCTTTTGAATAAAAGGGTATTTTGTACCCCCAAATGTTTTACAGGTTTCTCTTCCTAACCTCAAAATCTACAGCTACCTCCTTGCACCGATGTGATACATGTCTCTGCTGTTTTTACAATTGACCCTGAAGTGGACATGTGCATTTCAAACTGGGTTTATATAACTTAAAACACAAGccttaaataaattaaagagtAAATTTGTGCTTCTATTACCTTTATATTGtcagattgagaccattgtactgGTCGCCTTGGgacaattcaaatgacaccaaacatgactgtaaatatcacttgcattGATGTAGAACATTATATTTTGctattgac encodes:
- the c7b gene encoding complement component 7b; translation: MCPAVNVRSCLLVLLTFLPYIWCEQPVNCRWGPYGDWSECDGCTKTQVRMRPVETFPQFGGSSCTGEATQRQPCSPKKSCPLQAGCGNRFRCTSGQCISPSLVCNGDHDCEDGLDEQRCSGSGTIVCNEQKPPPNSDLTGRGFDVLTGELKAGVINTHSFGGQCRKVFSGDHRDFYRLPRSLLRYSFQVSVENDFTDEYYNSSWSYMRHEEERKNIRGGHDHKTFHNKLKQDKAYHLLIIRNEVEVAQFQNTAPEYLPLSEDFWKDLLALPSTYDPSAYRFFIQRYGTHYMEEGSLGGQYRSLLELDASYMMEMSRTDIDFHQCITRVKRRLFYKKKKTTCTKLMKTIQSSSENRNHKMPVKTDIIGGHPSYIAGLSLLDLDNPDSNKQMYSKWAGSVKEYPKVIKQKLRPLFELVKEVPCAGLKKLHLKRALEAYLEDQSPCHCRPCQSNGMAVLTNGACTCVCRPGTSGNACQNGHVLGEQPGVIEGLWSCWSAWSRCSQGQKSRTRLCNNPAPRNGGRNCIGETVERKSCEDPDFEHLKMMEPHCFDPSVTPVKTCKSPPPLMNGFVLDPKDTYPVGSKIEYTCTDGHDHIGNPVAECTENLTWRISPMECKKTACDPPAVLSNVIATPSKQAYLIGESVALSCPSGMQKEGEAEIMCRLGLTWYPTPESVRCIPVEAVPSQPSLFCKPWEKPAKGQCVCKMPYECMMSFQICGSVRPGRVNRMSICQLGALQCLGQTFTLLQDSACSWPETKFTSCQDCHEWETCDGSKCECKDPEDCSDDSTHLCVSLMGGAPEMVSECEAGAWRCQGKNITVLRIGDCPA
- the c6 gene encoding LOW QUALITY PROTEIN: complement component C6 (The sequence of the model RefSeq protein was modified relative to this genomic sequence to represent the inferred CDS: inserted 4 bases in 2 codons), yielding MHFFMDEAQFHAQCDMSFTGKMCALMIYIILFIIMTLSQVPEKVFSKPTVPDGMTIYPEKXELQVGSDIMLSCMXGLGSSGHQYHTCGKSLVWEPSIPHNPFTKADKPFVPGSICKLGEMHDGTKCVCMSKEKCRYEADFCVFDADKETAIMISLCAFHADRCHGDRLYFMNNGLCKTDAGSPDWAKFRANISKQSSAQEPCGSDTSYEWETCSVSKICECKILREYSKDEKQMYCLKIVKILSTPSLNLCFMAAMKCSKMEFELLHEGPCTSS